In one Vidua chalybeata isolate OUT-0048 chromosome 4, bVidCha1 merged haplotype, whole genome shotgun sequence genomic region, the following are encoded:
- the SEC24B gene encoding protein transport protein Sec24B isoform X1: MSAPAGLPPRPAAAAAAFSPGGPGSSLEAAAPASGAPRCQNGPMQSQMQFPSGYGSHLPNYSTPSGHYSQVPNKAAASHLDNQYRASYYPGYYSAPAQNVMTSVGSNVLNAQESHQLYNNAPPHSGGSSDRPVQGAVSSASFLHVSAQQSYSAFDNHYSTSVSSSIASQGFPLNSDHYAMPVVSGAMYPNVSYPPVAAGGVYGQTFTSQSLPAVGQFKETNAFSSQSTSVPHSLQQHVPVGYNMTLSTVSSAQAVQDNLSRNLTGSVPKVNNQINTGGIDSSQPVHSVSQNVPFTKPGVGTSASSAVMSSVRSPAPSLSSKPPSSPSVTQSPELALQEGMQYGGYVNNQASSAPAPLSSSSDDEEEDEEDEEAALDSSSTTSSASPVLNNYDALEGGGYPETRSVTSSPVPSPSVLQTSKASKPFGYGYPALQPGYQNATPPTPVQPSNPGHHSGFQHYAQQYPGVNQLSSSLGGLSLQHSQQPESLRPVNLTHDRNILPVSSVPAPVPNLNSDLRKLNCSPDSFRCTLTNIPQTQALLNKAKLPLGLLLHPFRDLTQLPVITSSTIVRCRSCRTYINPFVSFIDQRRWKCNLCYRVNDVPEEFMYNPLTRSYGEPHKRPEVQNSTVEFIASSDYMLRPPQPAVYLFVLDVSHNAVEAGYLTILCQSLLENIDKLPGDSRTRIGFITFDSTVQFYNLQEGLSQPQMLIVSDIDDIFLPTPDSLLVNLHESKELIKDLLNALPNMFTNTRETHSALGPALQAAFKLMSPTGGRISVFQTQLPSLGAGLLHSREDPNQRSSTKVVQHLGPATDFYKKLALDCSGQQTAVDLFLLSSQYSDLASLACMSKYSAGCIYYYPSFHRSHNPAQAEKLQKDLKRYLTRKIGFEAVMRIRCTKGLSIHTFHGNFFVRSTDLLSLANVNPDAGFAVQMSIEESLTDTSLVCFQTALLYTSSKGERRIRVHTLCLPVVSSLSDVYAGADVQAVVCLLANMAVDRSVSSSLADARDALVNAVVDSLSAYMSTASNLQQSMLIAPNSLKLFPLYILALLKQKAFRTGTSTRLDDRVYAMCQMKSQPLVHLMKMIHPNLYRIDKLTDESTIHVNDRVVPQPPLQKLSAEKLTREGAFLMDCGSIFYLWIGKNCDNNFIKDVLGYPNYASVPQKMTQLPEVDAPSSERTRSFISWLRDSRPLSPVLQVIKDENPAKTDFFQHLIEDRTEAAFSYYEFLLNIQQQICK; this comes from the exons TTACTATTCAGCACCAGCACAAAATGTTATGACATCTGTGGGTAGCAATGTGTTGAATGCACAGGAGTCACATCAATTGTACAACAACGCTCCTCCCCATTCAGGGGGCTCCAGTGACAGACCTGTTCAAGGAGCAGTATCATCTGCATCCTTCTTGCATGTGAGTGCTCAGCAGTCATATTCAGCATTTGATAATCACTACAGCACTTCTGTCAGCTCTTCAATTGCATCTCAGGGATTTCCCCTTAATTCTGATCACTACGCCATGCCCGTGGTTTCTGGTGCCATGTATCCTAATGTTTCCTAtcctcctgtggctgctggaggCGTGTATGGGCAGACATTTACCTCTCAGAGTCTACCTGCTGTTGGACAGTTCAAAGagacaaatgcattttctaGCCAGAGTACATCAGTACCTCATTCCCTTCAACAGCATGTTCCTGTGGGATATAATATGACGTTATCAACTGTTTCATCTGCTCAGGCTGTGCAAGACAACCTCAGCAGGAATCTCACCGGATCGGTTCCTAAAGTAAACAACCAAATAAATACAG GTGGCATTGATTCTTCACAGCCTGTGCACTCAGTGAGCCAGAATGTTCCATTTACCAAGCCTGGAGTAGGAACatctgcttcctctgctgtgaTGTCGTCAGTAAGGTCACCTGCTCCAAGCCTGTCTTCAAAGCCGCCATCTTCACCATCTGTTACACAGTCACCAGAGCTGGCCCTTCAGGAAG GCATGCAGTATGGTGGATATGTTAATAATCAAGCTAGCTCTGCACCAGCTCCCTTGTCATCAAGTTCAGAtgatgaggaagaggatgaggaggatgaggaagcaG CACTTGACAGTTCCTCTACTACAAGCAGTGCCTCTCCTGTTCTGAACAATTATGATGCTCTGGAAGGAGGTGGCTATCCAG AGACACGTTCTGTGACTAGCAGTCCAGTTCCCTCTCCGTCAGTCCTCCAAACATCAAAAGCTTCTAAGCCCTTTGGTTATGGATatccagcactgcagccaggcTACCAAAATGCAACACCACCTACTCCTGTGCAGCCCAGTAATCCAGGACACCATTCTGGTTTTCAGCACTATGCACAG CAATATCCAGGTGTGAACCAGCTGTCCTCTTCCTTAGGAGGATTAAGTCTACAGCATTCTCAGCAGCCAGAAAGCTTGAGACCAGTAAACCTTACACATGATAGAAATATTTTACCGGTGTCTTCAGTTCCAGCACCTGTGCCTAACTTGAATTCTGATCTTAGGAAATTAAACTGCAGTCCAGA ctcaTTTCGATGTACATTGACAAATATTCCGCAGACAcaggctttgttaaacaaaGCTAAGCTTCCTTTGGGTTTGTTGCTGCATCCCTTCAGGGACCTGACG CAATTGCCAGTAATAACTTCAAGTACAATAGTGAGATGCAGATCCTGCAGGACTTATATCaacccttttgtttctttcattgaTCAAAGGCGGTGGAAATGCAACCTTTGCTATAGAGTTAATGATG ttccTGAAGAATTTATGTATAATCCTCTGACACGGTCTTATGGAGAGCCTCACAAACGGCCAGAGGTGCAAAATTCTACAGTGGAATTCATTGCTTCTTCAGACTATATG cTTCGTCCTCCTCAGCCTGCggtatatttatttgttttagatGTGTCTCATAATGCAGTGGAGGCTGGATATTTGACAATACTCTGCCAGTCATTGCTGGAAAACATAGACAA GCTGCCTGGAGATTCAAGAACAAGAATAGGGTTCATAACGTTTGACAGCACTGTTCAGTTTTACAACTTGCAAGAAGGTTTATCACAGCCTCAGATGCTGATTGTCTCAGATATTGATG ATATTTTCCTACCTACACCAGATAGTTTACTTGTAAATCTCCATGAAAGCAAAGAG CTGATAAAAGATCTATTGAATGCATTACCAAATATGTTCACCAATACAAGAGAAACACACAGTGCATTGGGccctgctctccaggctgcATTTAAACTGATGTCCCCAACGGGTGGTCGGATCTCTGTGTTTCAAACCCAGTTACCATCTTTGGGAGCGGGGCTTTTGCATTCCAGAGAGGATCCCAATCAAAGGTCAAGCACAAAG GTGGTCCAGCATCTTGGTCCAGCAACAGACTTTTATAAGAAGTTGGCACTGGACTGCTCTGGCCAGCAGACTGCTGtggatttatttctcttaaGTTCACAATATTCTGATCTAGCTTCTCTTG cTTGCATGTCCAAGTATTCTGCTGGATGCATCTATTACTATCCATCTTTCCATCGTAGCCATAATCCTGCTCAGGCTGAAAAGTTACAAAAAGACCTGAAAAGATACCTTACAAGAAAGATTGGATTTGAAGCAGTTATGCGCATAAGATGTACAAAAG GTCTTTCAATACACACTTTccatgggaatttttttgtacGATCTACTGATTTACTGTCCCTTGCCAATGTCAATCCTGATGCTGGATTTGCAGTACAAATGTCTATAGAGGAAAGTCTGACTGACACATCTTTAGTTTGTTTTCAAACAGCTCTTTTGTATACTTCCAGTAAAg GTGAGCGTCGAATTCGAGTGCACACACTTTGCTTGCCTGTAGTGAGTTCCCTGTCTGATGTGTATGCAGGAGCAGATGTACAAGCAGTTGTGTGCCTCTTAGCAAACATGG cTGTGGATCGCTCAGTTTCATCCAGCCTTGCAGATGCAAGAGATGCCTTAGTCAATGCTGTGGTGGACTCCTTGTCAGCATACATGTCAACTGCCTCAAATCTTCAGCAGTCCATGCTGATAGCACCAAATTCCCTCAAGCTTTTCCCACTCTATATTTTGGCTCTTCTCAAACAG AAAGCCTTCAGAACAGGCACAAGTACGCGCTTGGATGATCGTGTCTATGCAATGTGCCAGATGAAGAGCCAGCCTCTTGTTCATTTGATGAAGATGATACATCCCAACTTGTACAGAATAGACAAGTTGACTGATGAG AGTACAATACATGTGAATGACAGAGTTGTTCCTCAGCCACCTCTTCAGAAGTTGTCTGCAGAGAAGTTGACGAGAGAAGGAGCTTTTCTTATGGATTGTGGTTCA ATTTTTTACCTTTGGATTGGAAAAAACTGTGATAACAACTTCATAAAAGATGTCCTTGGATACCCGAATTATGCATCAGTGCCACAGAAAATG ACACAGCTTCCTGAGGTGGATGCACCTTCTTCAGAAAGGACACGATCTTTTATATCTTGGCTTAGAGATAGTAGACCTTTAAGTCCAGTTCTTCAAGTAATAAA AGATGAGAACCCTgccaaaacagatttttttcagcatttaattGAGGATCGGACAGAAGCAGCTTTCTCGTATTATGAATTCCTACTTAATATTCAACAGCAGATTTGTAAGTGA
- the SEC24B gene encoding protein transport protein Sec24B isoform X2 translates to MQSQMQFPSGYGSHLPNYSTPSGHYSQVPNKAAASHLDNQYRASYYPGYYSAPAQNVMTSVGSNVLNAQESHQLYNNAPPHSGGSSDRPVQGAVSSASFLHVSAQQSYSAFDNHYSTSVSSSIASQGFPLNSDHYAMPVVSGAMYPNVSYPPVAAGGVYGQTFTSQSLPAVGQFKETNAFSSQSTSVPHSLQQHVPVGYNMTLSTVSSAQAVQDNLSRNLTGSVPKVNNQINTGGIDSSQPVHSVSQNVPFTKPGVGTSASSAVMSSVRSPAPSLSSKPPSSPSVTQSPELALQEALDSSSTTSSASPVLNNYDALEGGGYPETRSVTSSPVPSPSVLQTSKASKPFGYGYPALQPGYQNATPPTPVQPSNPGHHSGFQHYAQQYPGVNQLSSSLGGLSLQHSQQPESLRPVNLTHDRNILPVSSVPAPVPNLNSDLRKLNCSPDSFRCTLTNIPQTQALLNKAKLPLGLLLHPFRDLTQLPVITSSTIVRCRSCRTYINPFVSFIDQRRWKCNLCYRVNDVPEEFMYNPLTRSYGEPHKRPEVQNSTVEFIASSDYMLRPPQPAVYLFVLDVSHNAVEAGYLTILCQSLLENIDKLPGDSRTRIGFITFDSTVQFYNLQEGLSQPQMLIVSDIDDIFLPTPDSLLVNLHESKELIKDLLNALPNMFTNTRETHSALGPALQAAFKLMSPTGGRISVFQTQLPSLGAGLLHSREDPNQRSSTKVVQHLGPATDFYKKLALDCSGQQTAVDLFLLSSQYSDLASLACMSKYSAGCIYYYPSFHRSHNPAQAEKLQKDLKRYLTRKIGFEAVMRIRCTKGLSIHTFHGNFFVRSTDLLSLANVNPDAGFAVQMSIEESLTDTSLVCFQTALLYTSSKGERRIRVHTLCLPVVSSLSDVYAGADVQAVVCLLANMAVDRSVSSSLADARDALVNAVVDSLSAYMSTASNLQQSMLIAPNSLKLFPLYILALLKQKAFRTGTSTRLDDRVYAMCQMKSQPLVHLMKMIHPNLYRIDKLTDESTIHVNDRVVPQPPLQKLSAEKLTREGAFLMDCGSIFYLWIGKNCDNNFIKDVLGYPNYASVPQKMTQLPEVDAPSSERTRSFISWLRDSRPLSPVLQVIKDENPAKTDFFQHLIEDRTEAAFSYYEFLLNIQQQICK, encoded by the exons TTACTATTCAGCACCAGCACAAAATGTTATGACATCTGTGGGTAGCAATGTGTTGAATGCACAGGAGTCACATCAATTGTACAACAACGCTCCTCCCCATTCAGGGGGCTCCAGTGACAGACCTGTTCAAGGAGCAGTATCATCTGCATCCTTCTTGCATGTGAGTGCTCAGCAGTCATATTCAGCATTTGATAATCACTACAGCACTTCTGTCAGCTCTTCAATTGCATCTCAGGGATTTCCCCTTAATTCTGATCACTACGCCATGCCCGTGGTTTCTGGTGCCATGTATCCTAATGTTTCCTAtcctcctgtggctgctggaggCGTGTATGGGCAGACATTTACCTCTCAGAGTCTACCTGCTGTTGGACAGTTCAAAGagacaaatgcattttctaGCCAGAGTACATCAGTACCTCATTCCCTTCAACAGCATGTTCCTGTGGGATATAATATGACGTTATCAACTGTTTCATCTGCTCAGGCTGTGCAAGACAACCTCAGCAGGAATCTCACCGGATCGGTTCCTAAAGTAAACAACCAAATAAATACAG GTGGCATTGATTCTTCACAGCCTGTGCACTCAGTGAGCCAGAATGTTCCATTTACCAAGCCTGGAGTAGGAACatctgcttcctctgctgtgaTGTCGTCAGTAAGGTCACCTGCTCCAAGCCTGTCTTCAAAGCCGCCATCTTCACCATCTGTTACACAGTCACCAGAGCTGGCCCTTCAGGAAG CACTTGACAGTTCCTCTACTACAAGCAGTGCCTCTCCTGTTCTGAACAATTATGATGCTCTGGAAGGAGGTGGCTATCCAG AGACACGTTCTGTGACTAGCAGTCCAGTTCCCTCTCCGTCAGTCCTCCAAACATCAAAAGCTTCTAAGCCCTTTGGTTATGGATatccagcactgcagccaggcTACCAAAATGCAACACCACCTACTCCTGTGCAGCCCAGTAATCCAGGACACCATTCTGGTTTTCAGCACTATGCACAG CAATATCCAGGTGTGAACCAGCTGTCCTCTTCCTTAGGAGGATTAAGTCTACAGCATTCTCAGCAGCCAGAAAGCTTGAGACCAGTAAACCTTACACATGATAGAAATATTTTACCGGTGTCTTCAGTTCCAGCACCTGTGCCTAACTTGAATTCTGATCTTAGGAAATTAAACTGCAGTCCAGA ctcaTTTCGATGTACATTGACAAATATTCCGCAGACAcaggctttgttaaacaaaGCTAAGCTTCCTTTGGGTTTGTTGCTGCATCCCTTCAGGGACCTGACG CAATTGCCAGTAATAACTTCAAGTACAATAGTGAGATGCAGATCCTGCAGGACTTATATCaacccttttgtttctttcattgaTCAAAGGCGGTGGAAATGCAACCTTTGCTATAGAGTTAATGATG ttccTGAAGAATTTATGTATAATCCTCTGACACGGTCTTATGGAGAGCCTCACAAACGGCCAGAGGTGCAAAATTCTACAGTGGAATTCATTGCTTCTTCAGACTATATG cTTCGTCCTCCTCAGCCTGCggtatatttatttgttttagatGTGTCTCATAATGCAGTGGAGGCTGGATATTTGACAATACTCTGCCAGTCATTGCTGGAAAACATAGACAA GCTGCCTGGAGATTCAAGAACAAGAATAGGGTTCATAACGTTTGACAGCACTGTTCAGTTTTACAACTTGCAAGAAGGTTTATCACAGCCTCAGATGCTGATTGTCTCAGATATTGATG ATATTTTCCTACCTACACCAGATAGTTTACTTGTAAATCTCCATGAAAGCAAAGAG CTGATAAAAGATCTATTGAATGCATTACCAAATATGTTCACCAATACAAGAGAAACACACAGTGCATTGGGccctgctctccaggctgcATTTAAACTGATGTCCCCAACGGGTGGTCGGATCTCTGTGTTTCAAACCCAGTTACCATCTTTGGGAGCGGGGCTTTTGCATTCCAGAGAGGATCCCAATCAAAGGTCAAGCACAAAG GTGGTCCAGCATCTTGGTCCAGCAACAGACTTTTATAAGAAGTTGGCACTGGACTGCTCTGGCCAGCAGACTGCTGtggatttatttctcttaaGTTCACAATATTCTGATCTAGCTTCTCTTG cTTGCATGTCCAAGTATTCTGCTGGATGCATCTATTACTATCCATCTTTCCATCGTAGCCATAATCCTGCTCAGGCTGAAAAGTTACAAAAAGACCTGAAAAGATACCTTACAAGAAAGATTGGATTTGAAGCAGTTATGCGCATAAGATGTACAAAAG GTCTTTCAATACACACTTTccatgggaatttttttgtacGATCTACTGATTTACTGTCCCTTGCCAATGTCAATCCTGATGCTGGATTTGCAGTACAAATGTCTATAGAGGAAAGTCTGACTGACACATCTTTAGTTTGTTTTCAAACAGCTCTTTTGTATACTTCCAGTAAAg GTGAGCGTCGAATTCGAGTGCACACACTTTGCTTGCCTGTAGTGAGTTCCCTGTCTGATGTGTATGCAGGAGCAGATGTACAAGCAGTTGTGTGCCTCTTAGCAAACATGG cTGTGGATCGCTCAGTTTCATCCAGCCTTGCAGATGCAAGAGATGCCTTAGTCAATGCTGTGGTGGACTCCTTGTCAGCATACATGTCAACTGCCTCAAATCTTCAGCAGTCCATGCTGATAGCACCAAATTCCCTCAAGCTTTTCCCACTCTATATTTTGGCTCTTCTCAAACAG AAAGCCTTCAGAACAGGCACAAGTACGCGCTTGGATGATCGTGTCTATGCAATGTGCCAGATGAAGAGCCAGCCTCTTGTTCATTTGATGAAGATGATACATCCCAACTTGTACAGAATAGACAAGTTGACTGATGAG AGTACAATACATGTGAATGACAGAGTTGTTCCTCAGCCACCTCTTCAGAAGTTGTCTGCAGAGAAGTTGACGAGAGAAGGAGCTTTTCTTATGGATTGTGGTTCA ATTTTTTACCTTTGGATTGGAAAAAACTGTGATAACAACTTCATAAAAGATGTCCTTGGATACCCGAATTATGCATCAGTGCCACAGAAAATG ACACAGCTTCCTGAGGTGGATGCACCTTCTTCAGAAAGGACACGATCTTTTATATCTTGGCTTAGAGATAGTAGACCTTTAAGTCCAGTTCTTCAAGTAATAAA AGATGAGAACCCTgccaaaacagatttttttcagcatttaattGAGGATCGGACAGAAGCAGCTTTCTCGTATTATGAATTCCTACTTAATATTCAACAGCAGATTTGTAAGTGA